Proteins encoded within one genomic window of Alteribacter populi:
- a CDS encoding (deoxy)nucleoside triphosphate pyrophosphohydrolase yields the protein MKKVVNVVAGIIENGQGEILCTLRSPKMSIPNVWEFPGGKVEKDEDIFTALRREIEEELGCIIETSELFHEHTHEYEDFIITLICIKSKIIKGSPVPSEHSSLVWLKRENLESLKWAPADIPAVEQLMNEK from the coding sequence TTGAAAAAAGTTGTCAACGTTGTTGCAGGAATAATCGAAAATGGACAAGGTGAAATCCTATGTACCCTAAGGTCACCTAAGATGAGCATTCCAAATGTGTGGGAGTTTCCAGGTGGAAAGGTTGAAAAGGACGAAGACATCTTCACTGCATTAAGAAGAGAAATTGAAGAAGAACTAGGATGTATCATTGAAACGAGTGAGTTATTTCATGAACACACTCATGAATATGAAGATTTTATTATTACGTTGATTTGTATTAAATCTAAGATTATCAAAGGAAGCCCGGTTCCCAGTGAACATTCCTCATTGGTTTGGCTAAAAAGAGAGAACCTTGAATCATTAAAGTGGGCACCTGCTGATATTCCTGCTGTAGAACAGTTAATGAACGAAAAATAG
- a CDS encoding DEAD/DEAH box helicase → MLTEGIYEQIISEKLKNELEMHQNVDIRKEKLDVEDAKKMLSSYISHVTRKALSYVRDEGANDQDALLKQIKTCNDIIHILSEQLMEDEFQSLQISDEGEVLTSIYSKLNHVRGLKKGEVIRPITPISESSLFTGSHHEPNMLGELKKEIQTSDRIDMLVSFIKWSGLRCIIEELRDFTENKRGKLRVITTSYMEASDYKAIVELSKLANTEVRISYDVERTRLHAKAYMFKRKTGFSTAYIGSSNLSNPALTSGLEWNLKVTEKDSFDVVKKFDATFESYWNDGEFIRFDHEQEADVTRLKNALNKSKVKEKNSPAFLFDIQPYHYQKEILESLQAEREVFGRNKNLLVAATGVGKTVISAFDYKRFVKKHKRLPKLLFVAHREEILKQSRDTFRAILKDYNFGDLLVGGQAPSSIEQLFISIQSFNSTKLYKNTTPDFYDFIIVDEFHHAAADSYQKLLSYYTPQILLGLTATPERMDGKNVLEYFEDKVAAEMRLPEAIDQKLLSPFQYFCVTDTVDLSKLKWSRRGYDIRELENVYTSNKLRSNQIIKALEKYVSDLDEVKGLGFCVSIEHAKYMADYFNEMNVPSVALYGDVDRKTREEAKSKLVNGEITFIFVVDLYNEGVDIPEVNTILFLRPTESLTVFLQQLGRGLRLSDGKECLTVLDFVGQAHRNYDFEAKFRAITGRTKHSVKYYVENGFFNLPKGCFIQLEKQAKEYVLRNINDHSNTRRNLVTKMKYFEEDTELELTLFNFLKHYQLSLHDFYGKNGDRSFQRMKVEAGKKDDFTCDNEKAVLKRFPNFFHIDSKDYLSFLLRYMEEGKVETENEKLMLTMLYYSFYPSAPSKEGFRSFREGLEKILKTEEIRDELKAILEYKYSTISFVEKAHDFSFQCPLKVHSHYSTAQILAAFGFFNEDKSPAFREGVKHFEDKNLDIFFITLNKSEKDFSPSTLYDDYAINERLFHWQTQSRVSDGSKTAERYINHKKNGHQIALFVREYKKEQGYTSPFVFLGTADHIKHSGSKPMSFVWKLKEEMPPHLIEKASRVI, encoded by the coding sequence ATGCTTACTGAAGGAATTTACGAACAAATTATTTCTGAAAAATTAAAGAATGAACTTGAAATGCACCAAAACGTTGATATTCGTAAAGAGAAGCTTGATGTTGAAGATGCGAAAAAGATGTTATCGTCATATATTTCTCATGTGACTAGAAAAGCTCTAAGTTATGTACGGGATGAGGGAGCGAACGATCAAGATGCCTTACTGAAACAAATCAAAACGTGTAATGACATTATTCATATTTTAAGTGAGCAACTTATGGAAGACGAGTTTCAATCTTTACAGATCTCAGATGAAGGGGAAGTATTAACTTCCATTTATTCAAAACTAAATCATGTAAGAGGTTTAAAGAAAGGCGAGGTCATTAGACCAATTACGCCAATATCAGAAAGCTCTTTGTTTACTGGATCACACCATGAACCGAATATGTTAGGGGAATTGAAGAAGGAGATTCAAACGTCAGACCGGATTGATATGCTTGTCTCATTTATTAAGTGGAGTGGCCTTCGGTGTATCATTGAGGAGTTAAGAGATTTCACTGAAAACAAAAGAGGAAAACTTAGAGTCATAACAACATCTTATATGGAAGCTTCTGATTATAAAGCCATTGTAGAACTAAGCAAGCTTGCTAATACAGAGGTAAGAATTTCCTATGATGTTGAACGAACTAGGCTACATGCAAAAGCTTACATGTTCAAGAGGAAAACAGGATTTTCAACTGCATACATAGGTTCTTCAAACTTATCTAATCCAGCACTTACATCAGGCTTAGAGTGGAATTTAAAAGTAACGGAGAAGGATTCCTTTGATGTAGTAAAAAAGTTTGATGCTACATTCGAAAGTTATTGGAACGATGGTGAATTTATTCGTTTTGATCATGAACAAGAAGCAGATGTAACGAGATTAAAAAACGCATTAAATAAGTCAAAGGTAAAAGAAAAGAATAGTCCGGCATTTTTATTTGATATCCAGCCCTATCATTACCAAAAAGAAATTTTAGAAAGCTTACAAGCAGAACGAGAAGTTTTTGGAAGGAATAAGAATTTGTTAGTTGCTGCTACTGGTGTTGGAAAAACAGTCATTTCTGCATTTGATTATAAAAGGTTTGTCAAGAAACATAAAAGGTTACCGAAGCTTTTATTTGTTGCACATAGAGAAGAAATACTGAAGCAAAGTCGAGATACGTTTCGAGCAATATTAAAGGATTATAACTTTGGTGACTTGTTAGTCGGAGGACAAGCACCTAGTTCGATTGAGCAATTATTTATTAGTATTCAAAGTTTCAATAGTACAAAGCTATATAAAAATACTACTCCTGATTTTTACGATTTTATTATTGTCGATGAGTTTCATCACGCTGCGGCAGACTCTTATCAGAAATTATTAAGTTACTACACGCCACAAATATTGTTAGGGTTAACAGCTACACCTGAGCGAATGGATGGCAAAAATGTATTAGAATACTTTGAGGATAAAGTGGCTGCTGAGATGCGTTTACCAGAAGCGATTGATCAGAAGCTGTTATCTCCATTTCAATATTTTTGTGTAACTGACACCGTTGATTTATCCAAATTAAAATGGAGCCGAAGAGGGTACGATATTCGAGAATTAGAAAATGTTTATACTTCTAATAAGTTAAGAAGTAACCAAATTATCAAAGCGCTAGAGAAATACGTAAGTGATCTAGACGAGGTTAAAGGGCTTGGATTTTGCGTTAGCATTGAGCATGCAAAATACATGGCCGATTATTTTAACGAAATGAATGTTCCATCGGTTGCCTTGTACGGAGACGTTGATCGAAAAACGAGGGAAGAAGCTAAGAGCAAACTGGTGAATGGGGAGATCACGTTTATTTTTGTTGTTGATTTATACAATGAAGGTGTTGATATCCCAGAAGTGAACACAATTCTATTTTTACGACCAACTGAAAGTTTGACCGTCTTTCTTCAACAATTAGGAAGAGGGCTTCGGTTGTCTGATGGGAAAGAATGTCTCACTGTTTTAGACTTTGTTGGTCAAGCTCATCGAAATTATGATTTTGAAGCAAAATTTCGTGCTATAACAGGTAGAACAAAACATTCAGTAAAATACTATGTTGAAAATGGATTTTTTAATTTACCAAAGGGTTGCTTTATTCAACTCGAAAAACAAGCAAAAGAATATGTTTTGAGGAATATTAATGATCATTCGAATACACGTAGAAATCTTGTTACTAAAATGAAATATTTTGAAGAGGATACAGAGTTAGAGTTAACTCTTTTTAATTTCTTAAAGCATTATCAACTATCCTTACATGACTTTTATGGGAAAAATGGTGATCGCTCATTTCAACGAATGAAGGTTGAAGCTGGTAAAAAAGATGATTTTACTTGCGACAATGAGAAAGCGGTTTTAAAACGTTTTCCAAACTTTTTTCACATTGATTCAAAAGATTATCTTTCCTTTTTGCTTCGATATATGGAAGAAGGGAAAGTCGAAACTGAAAATGAGAAGTTAATGCTCACCATGCTTTACTATTCCTTTTACCCTTCTGCCCCTAGTAAAGAAGGCTTTCGTTCTTTTAGAGAAGGGCTAGAAAAAATATTGAAAACAGAAGAAATACGTGATGAGTTAAAAGCAATTTTAGAGTATAAATACTCTACCATAAGCTTTGTGGAAAAAGCTCATGACTTTTCGTTTCAATGCCCTCTTAAGGTGCATAGCCATTATTCAACAGCACAGATTTTAGCTGCATTTGGCTTTTTTAATGAAGATAAAAGTCCTGCGTTCCGAGAAGGAGTAAAGCATTTTGAAGATAAGAATCTTGATATATTCTTTATCACGTTAAATAAATCTGAAAAAGACTTTTCCCCTTCTACATTGTATGACGATTATGCCATTAATGAGCGTTTATTTCATTGGCAAACTCAGAGCCGAGTATCAGATGGGAGTAAAACGGCGGAAAGGTATATTAATCATAAAAAGAACGGGCATCAGATTGCATTATTTGTAAGGGAATATAAAAAAGAACAGGGTTACACGTCTCCGTTTGTGTTCTTAGGAACAGCTGATCATATCAAGCATTCAGGCAGCAAGCCAATGAGCTTTGTGTGGAAGTTAAAAGAAGAAATGCCGCCACATCTTATCGAAAAGGCAAGTAGAGTGATATGA